GTGCCGCCGCACAGCACGGCCTGCTCGCCGAACAGGTCGGTCTCGGTCTCTTCGCGGAAGTTGGTCTCGATGATGCCGGCCTTGCCGCCACCGTTGGCCGCGGCATAGCTCAGCGCCAGGTCACGCGCCTTGCCGGTCTTGTCGGCATGCACGGCGATCAGGTGCGGCACGCCGCCACCCTGGCTGTAGGTGTTGCGCACGGTGTGGCCGGGGGCCTTGGGCGCCACCATCCACACGTCGATGTCGTCGCGGGGCACGACCTGGCCGTAGTGCACGTTGAAGCCGTGCGCGAAGGCCAGCGAGGCGCCAGGCTTGATGTTGGCGTGCACGTCGGCGTTGTAGACGCTGGCGATCTGCTCGTCGGGCAGCAGGATCATGACCACGTCGGCGCTCTTCACCGCGTCGGCGATCTCGGCCACCTTCAGGCCGGCCTTTTCGGCCTTGGCCCAGCTGGCGCCGCCCTTGCGCAGACCGACGGTGACCTTCACGCCGCTGTCGTTCAGGTTCTGCGCATGGGCGTGGCCCTGCGAGCCGTAGCCGATGATAGTGACGTTCTTGCCCTTGATCAGGCTCAGATCGGCGTCCTTGTCGTAGTAGACCTTCATGGGGTTCTCCAGTTGTTCTTGCGGGATGGGTTGGTTAGACACGCAGGATGCGTTCGCCGCGACCGATCCCGCTGGTGCCGGTGCGCACGGTTTCGAGGATCGCCGTGCGGTCGATGGCCTCGATGAAAGCGTCGAGCTTGCCGGCATCGCCGGTCAGCTCGATCGTGTAGCTCTTTTCGGTGACGTCGATGATGCGGCCGCGAAAGATGTCGGCCATGCGCTTCATCTCCTCGCGCTCCTTGCCCACCGCGCGCACCTTGATCAGCATGAGCTCGCGCTCGGTGAAGCTGCCTTCGGTCAGATCGACCACCTTCACCACCTCGATCAGGCGATTCAGGTGCTTGGTGATCTGCTCGATCACCTCGTCGGAGCCGGTGGTGACGATGGTCATGCGCGACAGCGACGGGTCTTCCGTCGGCGCCACCGTCAGGCTCTCGATGTTGTAGCCGCGGGCGGAGAACAGCGCCACCACGCGCGACAGCGCGCCAGGCTCGTTCTCGAGCAGCACGGCAATGATGTGTTTCATGGTTCGTCCTTGCAGCGCGGTTCTTCAAGACGGCGCCGGTAAGCGCCGGCCCTTGGCCGCACCGTCAAAAAGCGTTGGAGAAATCGGCTGCGAAAGCCGTGCCCGCCGTGCGGGCCGCCTGCCGCGCCGGCCGCGGTAACGGCAGGCGCCCGGCGGCCCTCAGGCGGTCACAGGTCTTCCGAGCCCAGCAGCATCTCGGTGATGCCCTTGCCCGCCTGCACCATCGGCCAGACGTTCTCGGTCGGATCGGTGCGCACATCGAGGAACACCGTGCGATCCTTCAGGCGGATCATCTCCTTGAGCGCCGGCTCCACATCCGACGGCTTCTCGATCTTCAGGCCCACGTGGCCATAGGCCTCGGCGAGCTTGACGAAGTCGGGCAGCGCGTCCATGTAGCTGTGCGAGTAGCGGCCCCCGTAGTCGAGCTCCTGCCACTGGCGCACCATGCCGAGGTAGCGGTTGTTCAGCGCGATCACCTTGACCGGCGTCTTGTACTGCTGGCAGGTGCTGAGTTCCTGGATGCACATCTGGATCGAGCCTTCGCCGGTGATGCAGAACACATCACTGTCGGGCTTGGCCAGCTTGATGCCCATGGCATAGGGCAGGCCCACGCCCATGGTGCCCAGGCCACCGCTGTTGATCCAGCGCCGCGGCTCCTCGAACGGGAAGAACTGCGCCGCCCACATCTGGTGCTGGCCCACGTCGCTGGTGACGTAGACATCGCTGCCCTTGGTCAGGCGCGCCAGGGTCTCCACCACGTACTGCGGCTTGATGACCTCGTCGCTCTTCTTGTAGGCCAGGCACTCGCGCTTGCGCCAGTCGTTGATCTGCTTCCACCACGCGGCCAGCGCCTGGTTGTCGGGCTTGGCCTGGGTCTCGCGGATGTGCGCGATCATCTCCTGCAGCACATCCTTGGTGTCGCCCACGATCGGGATGTCGACCTTGACGCGCTTGGAGATCGACGACGGGTCGATGTCCACGTGGATGATCTTGCGCTCGACCGAGGCAAAGTGCTTCGGGTTGCCGATCACGCGGTCGTCGAAGCGCGCGCCCACGGCCAGCAGCACATCGCAGTGCTGCATGGTCATGTTGGCTTCGTAGGTGCCGTGCATGCCCAGCATGCCCAGAAACTTGGGGTCGCTGGCCGGCGTGGCGCCCAGGCCCATCAGCGTGTTGGTGCAGGGGAAGCCCAGCAGATCGGCCAGCTCGCGCAGCTCGGCCGCCGCATTGCCCAGGATCACGCCGCCACCGGTGTAGATGTAGGGCCGCTTGGCCGCCAGCAGCAGCTGCATGGCCTTGCGGATCTGGCCGCCATGGCCCTTCTTCACCGGGTTGTACGAGCGCATTTCCACGCGCTCGGGGTAGTGGAAGGGCGTGGTCTTGAGCGACACGTCCTTCGGGATGTCGACCACCACCGGGCCCGGACGACCGGTGCGCGCGATGTGGAAGGCCTTCTTCATCGTGCTGGCCAGGTCGCGCACGTCCTTGACCAGGAAGTTGTGCTTGACGATCGGGCGCGTGATGCCCACCGTATCGCACTCCTGGAAGGCATCCAGCCCGATCGCCGGCGTCGGCACCTGGCCGGTGATCACCACCATCGGGATCGAGTCCATGTACGCGGTGGCAATGCCGGTCACGGCATTCGTCACGCCCGGGCCGCTGGTGACCAGGGCCACACCCACTTCACCGGTGGCGCGCGCATAGCCATCGGCGGCATGCACGGCGGCCTGCTCATGGCGTACCAGCACGTGCTGGATGGTGTCCTGCTTGTACAGCGCGTCGTAGATGTAGAGCACCGACCCGCCAGGGTAGCCCCACATGAACTTGACGTTTTCT
This portion of the Aquabacterium sp. OR-4 genome encodes:
- the ilvC gene encoding ketol-acid reductoisomerase — protein: MKVYYDKDADLSLIKGKNVTIIGYGSQGHAHAQNLNDSGVKVTVGLRKGGASWAKAEKAGLKVAEIADAVKSADVVMILLPDEQIASVYNADVHANIKPGASLAFAHGFNVHYGQVVPRDDIDVWMVAPKAPGHTVRNTYSQGGGVPHLIAVHADKTGKARDLALSYAAANGGGKAGIIETNFREETETDLFGEQAVLCGGTVELIKAGFETLVEAGYAPEMAYFECLHELKLIVDLIYEGGIANMNYSISNNAEYGEYVTGPRVVTEETKKAMKQCLKDIQTGEYAKSFILENKAGAPTLISRRRLTEEHQIEQVGEKLRAMMPWIKANKLVDKSRN
- the ilvN gene encoding acetolactate synthase small subunit, which produces MKHIIAVLLENEPGALSRVVALFSARGYNIESLTVAPTEDPSLSRMTIVTTGSDEVIEQITKHLNRLIEVVKVVDLTEGSFTERELMLIKVRAVGKEREEMKRMADIFRGRIIDVTEKSYTIELTGDAGKLDAFIEAIDRTAILETVRTGTSGIGRGERILRV
- a CDS encoding acetolactate synthase 3 catalytic subunit, giving the protein MDMSAAEVKRATSLSAQPQNSPSSSQHPEINGSEILVRCLQAENVKFMWGYPGGSVLYIYDALYKQDTIQHVLVRHEQAAVHAADGYARATGEVGVALVTSGPGVTNAVTGIATAYMDSIPMVVITGQVPTPAIGLDAFQECDTVGITRPIVKHNFLVKDVRDLASTMKKAFHIARTGRPGPVVVDIPKDVSLKTTPFHYPERVEMRSYNPVKKGHGGQIRKAMQLLLAAKRPYIYTGGGVILGNAAAELRELADLLGFPCTNTLMGLGATPASDPKFLGMLGMHGTYEANMTMQHCDVLLAVGARFDDRVIGNPKHFASVERKIIHVDIDPSSISKRVKVDIPIVGDTKDVLQEMIAHIRETQAKPDNQALAAWWKQINDWRKRECLAYKKSDEVIKPQYVVETLARLTKGSDVYVTSDVGQHQMWAAQFFPFEEPRRWINSGGLGTMGVGLPYAMGIKLAKPDSDVFCITGEGSIQMCIQELSTCQQYKTPVKVIALNNRYLGMVRQWQELDYGGRYSHSYMDALPDFVKLAEAYGHVGLKIEKPSDVEPALKEMIRLKDRTVFLDVRTDPTENVWPMVQAGKGITEMLLGSEDL